The following is a genomic window from Cinclus cinclus chromosome 7, bCinCin1.1, whole genome shotgun sequence.
TTAAGATTTTTACACTGTATATACCGTGCCCACCTGATCTCTTTGCACACAGCACAAGTGCCATAAATGACACAGTGGCTCAACCTTTTATTACTGGAAAGCCAAAGTGCTGTCCTTTCCTCCCCTCGAAATTCCTCTTCTGCATTTTTGTCACACTTCCTACTAGAGTTCAAACAGCTGGTGAACTGCAATCACCACGTATCGCAATAATTCAAATTATCTCATTGCTTTGCATATTCCACCCACCTGCTCACCCTAATTGGAACTCATCATACATTTAGATTAGAGTCTCTGCCGAGGAGCAAACTTTGTTACAGCGACATAGGCAACAGGGTTTGACCGAGGCCGCGGCTTGCTCATGCAGCAAGTGGCTCTGCCTTCAGCATAATAAACACTGCAAGCTCCCGCTGCTTTACCACTGTTTGCTGTCCCCCTTTGCTTTGCCCATACAAGTGTTCGGAGAAGGGTGAGGTAAATCAGAAACTGGAACGATCAGCGAATTGTTCTTTTCTTAGGAGTTATCTCGACCCCAAACCAGCCGGCAGCCGGGGCACGGAGCGGCCCGCGAGCAGCCGAAGGGCTGGGCTGCGGCAGGCCCCGAGGCCTCCTGAGGGCCGGCACCGGGGCACGCACCGGGGCACCGCGGCGTTACCGGCGGGAGGTCACCAGCACCTCCCGCCGCACGGGCCGCGTGCGGCCGCTCCCGCAGCTAACCGGGGGGGGGCAGCGAGAGGCCCTGGCACGGGGTGCCGGTGCCCGGCTACGCCTCTCGCGGCGGGGAGCGCGGCCGCCCCGCGGAGCTCCTGATGCGGAGGAGTGCCCGGTGCCGGAGGGGCAGCGGGGgcgcgcccggccccgcgggcgGGGTCCCGAGTCCCCCCCCCCGCCGCTCCCGCACTCACCTGCGGGCAGCCGCTCCCCGCACACCGCGCAGGCGCCGCGCCTGCGCCCGCCGGCTCCCCGCGCGACCGCGGCTCCCGcaggcggggcgggcgcgggaGGCTCCTCCCCGGGCCGGCTGGGGCTCCCCTCGCCCCGCGGGGACTGACCAGGGGAAAGCCGGCAGACAGGCACGCGTACGCACGCACCCCGGTAACCAATGGCCCCGCCGTCTGCGGGGACCCGTGGGTCGCCCTCGGGACGCGGTCGCACCGGCGGCGGAAGTAGGAGCGGGGCGGCCCGCGGCGGCGCGGAGCGGCTCCGCCCGGAAACCCGCGGCCCCGTGACTGCGCAGCGCTGAGCGGAGCCTCCGCCACCGGCCCAggcccgggcccgggcccgCTCGGCGGTGCCGCCGCGGCAGCAGGTTGGTCCCGGCGGGAGGGGCAGCCGGTGTATGCCCGGGGCAGCGAGGAGTCCTGTGGGGCGGCGCTGGGTGTGTGGGGAGCTCCGGGTGCTGCCggtccctgggagctgctgccgtGGAACCGGCTGGCCACGGGGGGAAGGTGCCCGAGGGGTCCGTGGGGGTCTCCTCGAGAGCCGAGGGAACAGAGTGCCGGGGAGTAGGGTGCGGCGAGGGCCGGGGTTGCGGCTGTGGCTCCGTGCCCCGGCTCGCCCTGGTGCACGCTGTCGCTGACAGGATGAAGCTGCGGCAGGTCTCCGACTTGAGTGACTTCAGCCGAGGCCACTGGCTGCGGGAGTTGCTGTACCGCGGAGAAGAGCCCAGCCACGTCCAGTCCAGCCCCGACGGgcagcatctcctgctcctgcagaagaGCCGGCCGCCCACCCTGCCGCGGGTGGTGGCGTTCCAGCGCCACAGCATCGCTGGAGCCGACctggagaggagctggcagCCGCCCCAGCCGGCCCTTGTGGGACTGCtcttcctgcagagccctgtggCACCGGGCTCCTGGGTACTGGCCGTGGTGTGGGAACATGGCCGGACCGAAGTCTGGCACTTTGTGGTGGCCgtgggctggcagctgctgcagactctggagctctgccagggtGCCCGGGCACGAGTCGTGTCCGTGTGCAGCCAGGGAGCCAGCCTGGTGTGGTGTGAGGAGAGGCCGCCTCTCGGTGCTCACTCGGACATGAGCAAATGTGCCTTCAGGTTCTGTGTCTGCGCCCGTGCTCTGGAGGTGGGAGAGCAGGGCGTGCGGCTGGGCACAGTGAGGATAGTCCTGCACAACAGCCCCGAGTACCAGGTCCTGGCCTCTCCCCAACACGTCTTCCtagtgcctgctgctgctggctttgccACCACTTCCAAATTCCTCCTCATCTGGCATCCAGAGAAGGCAGAGTTCACCATCACAGCCCCCTCTGCAGGCTTCACCCACAGCAAGGTGCTGCGCTCCAGCAGCGAGTCAGACTTCAGGAAGCTCCTGCTGGGTTCTGTGGGCCTTCTCTCAGGTTTTGCACCTCTGGACATTCATACCTCCGCTGTATCCAACAGTGGGGGTCTGCTGCTGGTGAGCACAAAGGGTTCTGTGAGTATGGTGGAGCCAGATGGGACACAGAGGCATATCTTTGACCTGGAGGGTGGCCCCCTGGCCCAAGAAAGTCCTGTCCAGCTGAAGACCTTTGGCAGCATCCTGGCCTGTGTGCTGGCTGGAGTACTGTACCTTGTTGACCACAACAGTGGAAGACTTGTAGAAAAGGAGGTCCTGAGCATGAAAAAAGTACATTTCCTGGAGTCGCAGGGAGAGGAGGACAGTATCCAGCTCCTCAGCCATACTGGCATTTACAGCTTTAGCTTTTCCAAACCTGAGGACAGCAGTAGGCCTGAGCCATGTCTGGTGGAGATGGTGTTTGAGGAGGCCTGCAGATACTACCAGAGGAGGAGCCTCAGCAGCTCCAAGCTTACGGTGGAGAAGTTGAAGAAAGGTGGTACATTCCAGGCTCCTGTGGTCCTCGCTGccatcctgcagcacagcctccaCCAGAAGCAGAAGCCAGCCCAAGGCCTACAAGACACTTATGCCAAGCTGTTGAGCACAgtgagcctggagctgcagagctaCATGAGCCTGGAGCTCCTCAAGACTTGTGTGGTGTGTGCCCCAGAGAGTGAGGTGGAAAGCTACTGCAAGGAGCTGGTGGAGCAGGAGGTC
Proteins encoded in this region:
- the HPS6 gene encoding BLOC-2 complex member HPS6; translated protein: MKLRQVSDLSDFSRGHWLRELLYRGEEPSHVQSSPDGQHLLLLQKSRPPTLPRVVAFQRHSIAGADLERSWQPPQPALVGLLFLQSPVAPGSWVLAVVWEHGRTEVWHFVVAVGWQLLQTLELCQGARARVVSVCSQGASLVWCEERPPLGAHSDMSKCAFRFCVCARALEVGEQGVRLGTVRIVLHNSPEYQVLASPQHVFLVPAAAGFATTSKFLLIWHPEKAEFTITAPSAGFTHSKVLRSSSESDFRKLLLGSVGLLSGFAPLDIHTSAVSNSGGLLLVSTKGSVSMVEPDGTQRHIFDLEGGPLAQESPVQLKTFGSILACVLAGVLYLVDHNSGRLVEKEVLSMKKVHFLESQGEEDSIQLLSHTGIYSFSFSKPEDSSRPEPCLVEMVFEEACRYYQRRSLSSSKLTVEKLKKGGTFQAPVVLAAILQHSLHQKQKPAQGLQDTYAKLLSTVSLELQSYMSLELLKTCVVCAPESEVESYCKELVEQEVSRILQSDMDKDNLAYLNSVFASFPKAAWKAIRSCLQLQQNGDGLLVARATPEVWKKVLCQPQLEEMGQNGMVPLFELICASFLRFKPKWLPRFVELTQQYVSSSWSYSSKEGPEGQVPLYKRALGVLAQKNKHGEADDEMELELLLCSKRPKAVLQALNLLIRLKQWQRVVEVAEKFSKLSPLLNKEIFITLLAEFAQHRELDPYLDRLWPLCPAELTASDILTMVLQHLPHSQEDPVPFSSEGNQLTVGLLKPLLQRVAQRPSVQDEMYSDALQSTAFPPPTPPREHKIPSKAVADDVPQPSTARTSSPSALLRDDHV